The DNA sequence GCCGCCTATCAGGAAAGTATAGGTCAATGTGCAGCATCTGAAACCTTCTAGTGCATCTCCACATAATACAAAAAGATTATTTTTACTCTCCCTTAATATCAATGACAAGAAAATGTGACGGGCGGAGTCGAAGAGACAGACGAACAAACGTGGATAACAATATAATCGAACCTTTTTTTTAATGCGGGTattcattatatgtatacatgtatatgatcacCCCAATACTTCAGTGTAGTTGATATGTTGCGATTCCAGAAATAAAGCTGTCGAGGCGATACTGAACGATGCATTAGCATTTTTATTGCAAGATAAATTCTCATATACATGTTCAATTGGAATCaaattcaacaagaggcccatggtcAGTAGTGCTCACATAATGTTCTTTGCCCATACAAAGGTAAGCGCAGTGgtgaccgggaggtcgtgagttcgagccctaACTATCATGTTTTCGCCGCATCAAACCAAAGACGGTAAAATAGGAAGTAAAATTGcttggcatttagaaatgaataCCACAGGCCCTGCGGATAAaactttaaaagttctggcagGTGTTGCCACATCAATGCTCCCTCTCTGCTAAGGCTGTGAGCGCCACATTTTTATCACTCTGTCCACAGCTGGTGACACCTCCACGGTGGTGAATCGCGTGACTTTGGCATGACCTATTTAATTACCCGGGAAAATGACGAAGAAATGGTGGTTGGAAAGTTTTTGACTGAAAACAAAACACCGTGTCAATGTTTTCTGCTACCATTTTAGTAAAGATTTGTTTCTGAGAAAATCCTTCAAATGTTGATAGAAATTATGTGACAGttcgttattgataaaggtgCTACTTattcgtttgaattttcctttgTGTTGATTTCGTCGTCATTTTTCCAGGTAGTAGGTCATgccaaagtcacgtgattcgccaCCGTGATATCAGTACGAGTGAACAATTCtagatgggacgtaaaacaacaagGTCGAGACTTATATAACCTTTACCTTTGATATCTGACCTTGACATGACTACATCATTAACATCTGGTGTCCTTGGCATATAATCTGGTAATCTATACAACCTTCACCTTGACAATTCCATTGACCCAATACGAAAACACTAtctcatcttcgcaagccaaggaCTTTCGCTCCAGAGACCCAGACAAACAACATGTTCCTATATTCGATCTTGGAGCCAAAACAATTTTTGTGCATACTAGTATAACAATGGTCATAAAAGGTACAACATGGAGACACATCCTTTAGGAGTTTGCTGCAAGTTTACACGTAGGAGATCAATACTCCTTAAGCATAATTAGActaaaacaaaaagaaacattCCTGCATTTTATTAACAGATTTATTCCAAGTGCTTCACAAAAATTCCTATCAGTTCTACATAGAAACGACACTGAGAGCGTCATTCAATCCTATATAGTGAACGTCATTTGGTGTGGAGAATTTTTGATCGTCATGAAAAAGCAAAAATTTAATCGGCCCCAACATACAGAGCGTCATTTGAATTATAAATTTTTGCTGCAACATCTGTTTCAGAAAATATACACCTTGTTAGCAAGAACCTAGgtttaaaaacattgaaaagacaataaaacaaacaacaatacACGAATATTaactacattttttaaaaaaagtgatTTGCCTCAGTGCTGCAGTCAGCACGTCATCACAAAGCACACAGGTGTTAACACAAACTTATCAATTAAAAATGTTGATAACAGCGTTGGGTTTCTTTAAAATCTAGTAGTCCACGGCAGGGCAACTCAACATCGGCACGAGCATTTTGCGTCATTCTTAAATTACCCAGGGAGCGTGGAATCGTGTCCACAACACTACATCAAGCAATTTCCCGCGTCGGTCCGTGCACAACGAACGTCATTGCGAGTCTTCATAAACAATTAATCTAAAAACAATTAAttcataaacaatatatatagtaaaaatcaCCATGAAAATGCAACAGGTTTGATAGTGTCTACAATACCGGAAATTTTATGCACACAATGAACCTTTTGTTTCCTGACAAtgtatacaaggtgaagattttggcattgataaaatatttgtgTAAAGTATTGAGCAGGTACGTATATAAATAGTAAATCGATAGGTTATTTTCCGAATAAGCATGCAATGACCCAATGATACAGTGGCCCACATACTGACCTAGCGCTCTGTTAGGTTGTAAACAATGTCATAAAATCAAAACACATTACGGTAATAGGATTAAATGTACATGAATACTTCTGGTGTAAGACTAGCTATaatcaaaacaacaacaaaaaaccttCTCATTTGTCAACATAACGATAAATATAGTTAAgtaaaacagtaaaaaaaaaaaaatccacccCTTTGAATAAACACTGATTAAAAACATTCAGGTTTTTTTCCATCATAAATAATCTAGAGAGTTCATCGACATtttacagatgttatttacaATCTTGTAAATTACATGTCACCAATTAACTTAAACGATAACATTTCCTTAACATTCAACCGTATACTGTTAAAACTTATCCACAGGAAATCTGTAACCAACAAACATGTGAGAATAAGGCTTGAATCTGACAACTAAGGACGCTTACttacagaaaaatattttaaaaatgtactttCATATCCCACAGTCCGGCAACGAGCAATGCATGTTTTCTGGCAAAACCTATATCATGGGATGCTACAATCTTATATCAGTATTAAAAGTTATAATATAAATTGCTTAgtataataaatcattaaatttacCAATTAAAGCAATGGGCATTTTTCCTACCCCTATGTTTTCTCTGTAAAACGGAACAGGTTGTTTGTGTTAATAATGCTGTCTTAAAGGTGTGCGAGatttacatacaatgtatcatTACAATAATCACCTTTTCCTCAATGATAACGAATGGATGACAAAATACCAATGCTCGTGTGTAGCATTTCATCACTTTATAATGAAACGATGTtcaaaccattttttttttttttttttgcctatTAATAATCGCTCGTTTGTCTTTTTGCGTTGATGGGGGGTAATTTATAGAAATCACGACAGCTGTGGGCGACTCTGTATGCATGGAACGGCTCCGGCAGGCAGGTGACATTGAGAAAAATCCGCAAagaaaatattctaaaataaGCAACACTACATATTTATCACAGCGGGTTAAGAGCATTTAGTAGGAGAGTCGGCTTTGAACGAATGAATTGCACTGCTTATACATGTTAAATCGCGAATAAAAATTTTCCATTAAATAAAAGCAAGAGAGTTTAGACTGATAAATATCTCACATAATGACACGGAAAACAGCAAATGTATCGCGGAAAACCACATTCTTGTAAaacaatgaataaatatataaatataatactgGATTCTTTTCAGAAACTGAGACAATTTTGGCGTAGATGTGGCACTGTTTTAGATGAagaattaaatttttctcaTCTCTTTCCTTCTGATCCAAATTCAATATTTGATTGTCTCCCTCCCGCCGATCCTCTTCAAGCTCTGATCACATCTATCTTCACAGTTTCTTCATATTTTCCCAGAAATTCCCGATTGAATCCATCTTCCTTCTTTTCCCGGAATTTTAGACACTACCACTCACTGTTATTTTCTCATGTTAGTACATTTTCTTAGCTTCTTTGTAGCGACGTTCGTACTCCACAAGTGCCTTTGTCTTTACTCCCCCTGCTTTCATGAAGGGACAAAAAGTGTTAAACAATTTATCCCAATGGTTGAAAAATGGCTGAAAGTTGGTCATGGGCTTCAAGTGATGCATATCATGTTTCGGGGCACCACCTATCACTCCGAATGGTTCCCAGTTGTGGATACAGAAAGGGAACTCGTACCCAATATGCGCCTCTACACTCACCACGATGCTTAACAGCATGTAACTCCAGGTGGTCAACGGGTGGCATTGAAGAAACCAGGAGTTGGTGGTGGTCAGAAAGCCGACGGTGACCAGTTCCCATGGGTGGAGGTACTGCGTCACCCACACAAACGGACTGTTGTACCGATGGTGTACGGAGTGGATATGCTTGTACAGGAAACGTACCTTGTGGTGGGTACTGTGCCATATATAGTACTGGAAGTCGAAGATGACCAGACTGGCGATT is a window from the Ostrea edulis chromosome 5, xbOstEdul1.1, whole genome shotgun sequence genome containing:
- the LOC125651997 gene encoding cholesterol 25-hydroxylase-like protein 1, member 2; this encodes MSSVNLVELGRGLWNTSDLLSSALIGNYTAKSNHRILQYIWDLRIGREEFLASPLFPVLLSVGFYFSFCTPFMIADILGERLPWIHKYKIQPDKEVTFSQIYDTLQLTFWNHVLFVLPAAIGQWIWAPPTPLPHLAPTLGEFIWHQIASLVIFDFQYYIWHSTHHKVRFLYKHIHSVHHRYNSPFVWVTQYLHPWELVTVGFLTTTNSWFLQCHPLTTWSYMLLSIVVSVEAHIGYEFPFCIHNWEPFGVIGGAPKHDMHHLKPMTNFQPFFNHWDKLFNTFCPFMKAGGVKTKALVEYERRYKEAKKMY